A section of the Anabaena cylindrica PCC 7122 genome encodes:
- a CDS encoding Tab2/Atab2 family RNA-binding protein yields MSLVWQADFYRSPLRDAAGQILWELLICDATRKFEYVATCPQSQANSNWLTEQFQTAGAEKLPEIIQVFRPQSLGLITAAGNNLSIKVEATRCTLALKQWLQEKQYPIAVDKPPPAPLPENLWGEEWRFATIPAGDIVDEFTERPIPILQIPEFLKPINLGLASTVPVPGVVIYGGRQSMRLARWLQEANPVSLNYIAGAPDGLILEAGLADRWILATFEDEEVAAAAKVYAQRKQVSKGLHFLLIQPDDSGMTYSGFWLLGGED; encoded by the coding sequence ATGAGTCTGGTTTGGCAGGCTGATTTTTATCGTAGTCCGCTGCGAGATGCAGCAGGGCAGATATTATGGGAGTTGTTGATTTGTGACGCAACTCGTAAATTTGAGTATGTAGCTACGTGTCCCCAGTCACAAGCAAATTCAAATTGGCTAACAGAACAATTTCAAACAGCAGGTGCGGAAAAATTACCTGAGATAATTCAAGTATTTCGTCCTCAGTCTTTAGGCTTAATTACCGCTGCTGGAAATAACTTAAGTATTAAAGTTGAAGCCACCCGTTGCACTTTAGCCTTAAAACAATGGTTGCAAGAAAAGCAATATCCCATAGCAGTTGATAAACCACCACCAGCACCATTACCAGAAAACCTCTGGGGAGAAGAGTGGCGTTTTGCCACAATTCCCGCAGGTGATATTGTCGATGAATTTACAGAACGTCCAATACCTATTTTACAAATACCAGAATTTTTGAAACCGATTAATCTGGGTTTAGCCTCAACAGTTCCCGTTCCCGGTGTAGTAATTTATGGTGGACGGCAATCTATGCGTTTAGCAAGATGGTTACAAGAAGCCAATCCTGTGAGTTTAAATTATATCGCCGGTGCGCCAGATGGTTTAATTTTAGAAGCTGGTTTAGCAGATAGATGGATTTTGGCAACTTTTGAAGATGAAGAAGTTGCAGCCGCAGCAAAAGTATATGCACAGCGAAAACAAGTAAGTAAAGGATTGCATTTTTTATTAATACAGCCAGATGATTCAGGCATGACTTACAGTGGTTTTTGGTTGTTGGGAGGAGAAGATTAA
- the fghA gene encoding S-formylglutathione hydrolase, producing MTNLKLLSESKCFDGILGFYSHFSTTCNSEMRFAVYQPPQVNQKPLPVLYFLSGLTCKEDNFMVKAGAQKWASEYGLILVTPDTSPRHTGIVGEDDEWDIGTGAGFYVDATEEPWRSHYQMYSYVIQELPSIINSNFRTQPDRQSIFGHSMGGHGALVCAMRNPEQYKSVSAFAPIVAPMGCPWGQKAFSLYLGNNQESWRDYDASELVQKVGYHSPILIDQGTADKFLTAQLLPDIFAQACLKVNQPLNLRYQPGYDHSYYFISSFIGDHIHHHAIALHW from the coding sequence ATGACTAATCTTAAGCTATTATCAGAATCTAAATGCTTTGATGGCATACTTGGCTTCTACTCTCATTTCTCCACCACCTGTAACAGTGAAATGCGCTTCGCTGTCTATCAACCACCACAAGTAAATCAAAAACCCCTACCAGTACTTTATTTTCTTTCTGGCTTGACTTGCAAAGAAGATAATTTTATGGTCAAAGCAGGGGCGCAAAAGTGGGCATCTGAATACGGTTTAATACTAGTTACACCAGATACGAGTCCGCGTCATACGGGCATTGTGGGTGAAGATGATGAATGGGATATTGGTACAGGTGCGGGCTTTTATGTAGATGCCACAGAGGAACCTTGGCGATCGCATTATCAGATGTACAGTTATGTTATCCAAGAGTTACCATCTATAATTAATAGCAATTTTCGCACCCAACCTGACAGACAAAGCATTTTTGGTCATTCTATGGGGGGACATGGGGCGCTAGTTTGTGCCATGAGAAACCCAGAACAATATAAATCAGTATCTGCCTTTGCACCTATTGTCGCACCTATGGGCTGTCCTTGGGGTCAAAAGGCATTTAGCCTTTATTTGGGTAATAATCAAGAAAGTTGGCGTGATTATGATGCTAGTGAATTAGTTCAAAAAGTAGGATATCACAGTCCAATTCTAATTGACCAAGGAACAGCGGATAAGTTTTTAACTGCACAATTGTTACCAGATATATTTGCACAAGCTTGTCTCAAAGTCAATCAGCCACTCAACTTGCGTTATCAACCAGGCTATGACCACAGTTACTATTTTATCTCTAGCTTTATAGGCGATCACATACACCACCATGCGATCGCTCTACATTGGTGA
- a CDS encoding Uma2 family endonuclease has translation MLDYNPLACMPSSEELPDSDETPVDNELQDLIPGLLKAILAMAWAERMDWFFGVDMGVYYDPYQPAIVPDGFLSLGVERFYDENLRPSYAIWEEEKVPILVLEVVSQTYRGEYSTKKDAYANLGVLYYVVYNPTRRRKPQLEVHKLVKGMYQLQDGNPVWLPEIDLGIGIERGTYQGITREWMYWYNQQGKRFLTPEEQAKLSQQRAQLLAERLRALGVDPDSII, from the coding sequence ATGTTAGATTACAATCCCCTTGCTTGTATGCCTTCATCTGAGGAACTACCTGATTCAGATGAAACACCTGTGGATAATGAATTACAAGATTTGATTCCCGGTTTACTCAAAGCTATTTTAGCTATGGCTTGGGCTGAACGCATGGACTGGTTTTTTGGTGTGGATATGGGTGTTTATTATGATCCTTATCAACCAGCAATTGTCCCTGATGGTTTTCTCAGCTTAGGGGTAGAACGGTTTTATGATGAAAATCTTCGCCCTAGTTACGCGATTTGGGAAGAAGAAAAAGTTCCTATTTTGGTTTTAGAAGTTGTTTCTCAAACTTATCGTGGTGAATATTCTACTAAAAAAGATGCCTATGCTAATTTAGGTGTTTTATATTATGTGGTTTATAATCCCACTCGTCGCCGTAAACCCCAGTTGGAAGTTCATAAATTAGTTAAGGGTATGTATCAATTACAAGATGGTAATCCTGTCTGGTTGCCGGAAATTGATTTAGGCATTGGTATAGAACGGGGAACTTATCAAGGTATTACACGGGAATGGATGTATTGGTATAACCAACAAGGAAAACGCTTTTTAACACCAGAAGAACAGGCTAAATTGTCCCAACAACGCGCTCAATTATTAGCGGAACGTTTACGGGCTTTGGGTGTAGATCCTGATAGTATAATTTGA
- a CDS encoding DUF29 domain-containing protein, translating into MQTPKAKESAVNLNDHLYETDFYAWTQQQANLLRYQQWNQVDLANLIEEVESLGRKERQELKSRLSILIGHLLKWEYQSSKRSRSWLATIRIQRRDLIKLLNENPSLQSSLELTLQEAYENGRDLASGETNLPLSTFPLQCLYLWKDLINLNFYPGESASDDLME; encoded by the coding sequence ATGCAGACACCAAAAGCGAAAGAATCCGCAGTAAACCTGAATGATCATCTTTATGAAACAGATTTTTACGCTTGGACTCAACAACAGGCTAATTTATTACGTTATCAGCAATGGAATCAAGTTGATTTAGCTAACTTAATTGAGGAAGTTGAATCTTTGGGGAGAAAGGAACGCCAAGAATTAAAAAGTCGTTTGAGTATTTTAATTGGACATTTACTAAAATGGGAATATCAATCATCAAAACGTAGTCGCAGTTGGTTAGCAACTATTCGGATTCAACGGCGAGATTTGATAAAATTACTGAATGAAAATCCTAGTTTGCAGTCTTCTCTAGAATTAACTCTTCAGGAAGCTTATGAAAATGGTAGGGATTTAGCATCAGGAGAAACAAATTTACCATTGTCAACTTTTCCTCTGCAATGTCTATATTTATGGAAAGATTTAATTAACTTAAACTTTTATCCTGGTGAATCGGCAAGTGATGATTTGATGGAATAA
- a CDS encoding S-(hydroxymethyl)glutathione dehydrogenase/class III alcohol dehydrogenase gives MEVKAAVAYTAGKPLTMETVQLAAPQAGEVLIEIKASGVCHTDAFTLSGDDPEGLFPAILGHEGAGVVVEVGSGVKSVKPGDHVIPLYTPECRQCDYCLSFKTNLCQAIRTTQGRGVMPNGTSRFSIGGEMIHHYMGTSTFANYTVLPEIAVAKIREDAPFDKVCYIGCGVTTGIGAVIYTAKVEPGANVVVFGLGGIGLNVIQGARMVGANMIVGVDINPSKRALAEKFGMTHFVNPHEVAGDLVPYLVDLTKGGADYSFECIGNVNIMRQALECCHKGWGVSVIIGVAGAGKEISTRPFQLVTGRVWKGSAFGGARGRTDVPKIVDWYMDGKINIDDLITHVMPIERINDAFDLMHRGESIRSVVTF, from the coding sequence TTGGAAGTCAAAGCAGCAGTAGCTTACACCGCAGGTAAACCCCTAACTATGGAAACTGTACAATTAGCAGCACCACAAGCCGGAGAAGTATTAATTGAGATTAAAGCCAGCGGGGTTTGTCATACTGATGCTTTCACCCTGTCTGGTGATGATCCTGAAGGTTTATTTCCAGCAATTTTGGGACATGAAGGTGCTGGTGTAGTTGTAGAAGTGGGGTCTGGTGTCAAGAGTGTGAAACCAGGAGATCATGTCATTCCTTTATACACGCCTGAATGTCGTCAGTGTGATTATTGCTTAAGCTTTAAAACTAATCTCTGTCAAGCAATTCGCACCACCCAAGGAAGAGGGGTCATGCCTAATGGTACTAGTCGCTTTAGTATTGGTGGAGAAATGATTCATCACTACATGGGTACATCCACCTTCGCTAATTACACAGTATTACCAGAAATTGCCGTTGCCAAAATTCGGGAAGATGCCCCTTTTGACAAGGTTTGTTATATTGGTTGTGGTGTGACAACGGGTATAGGTGCGGTTATCTATACAGCTAAGGTAGAACCTGGTGCAAATGTGGTGGTGTTCGGGTTGGGTGGGATTGGTTTAAATGTCATCCAAGGGGCGCGAATGGTGGGCGCAAATATGATTGTGGGAGTTGATATTAATCCCAGTAAACGAGCTTTGGCTGAAAAATTTGGGATGACACATTTTGTTAATCCTCATGAAGTTGCAGGTGATTTAGTTCCTTATTTGGTGGATTTAACTAAAGGTGGTGCTGATTATTCTTTTGAATGTATTGGTAATGTCAATATCATGCGTCAAGCTTTAGAATGTTGTCATAAAGGTTGGGGTGTCAGTGTCATTATTGGTGTTGCTGGTGCGGGTAAAGAAATCAGCACTCGTCCGTTTCAATTAGTAACTGGAAGGGTTTGGAAAGGTTCGGCTTTTGGCGGTGCAAGAGGGCGTACAGATGTGCCGAAAATTGTCGATTGGTATATGGATGGTAAGATTAATATTGATGATTTGATTACTCATGTGATGCCGATTGAAAGGATTAATGATGCTTTTGATTTGATGCACAGGGGGGAGTCTATTCGCAGTGTGGTGACTTTTTAA
- a CDS encoding valine--pyruvate transaminase produces the protein MKPALTKIGAQMSNLTGVRAIMKDINETLRASAGQELYNLSAGNPLILPEVEQLWRDCTADLLASSEYGEVVCRYGSSQGYAPLINTIVKDFNQRYGLNLTDRNVLITAGSQTIYFYAANAFGGYTVDGDLKEIVLPLSPDYTGYGGVCLFPEALVAYKPTLDIDTAAHRFKYRPDFNQLSITENTGCVIFSRPCNPTGNVLTNDEVSKITDLAAPYNVPVLIDSAYAPPFPALNFTEMTPVFGENIIHCMSLSKAGLPGERIGIAIGDESLIQVLECFQTNTGIHSSRYGQAIASRAIESGALAQIAETVIRPFYQKKFDVLESTLEAAMPKNLPWFLHRGEGAIFGWLWLQDLPMTDWEFYQELKKVGVIVVPGSSFFPGLKEEWEHKHQCLRISLTGSDEEITIGMQRLAKVAERVYQVAAVSV, from the coding sequence ATGAAACCTGCCCTTACTAAAATTGGCGCTCAAATGTCCAACTTAACTGGCGTGAGAGCGATTATGAAAGATATTAACGAAACCCTCAGAGCTAGTGCGGGGCAGGAATTATATAATTTGAGTGCGGGAAACCCGTTGATTTTACCAGAGGTAGAACAGTTATGGCGGGATTGCACGGCAGATTTATTAGCTAGTTCTGAGTATGGTGAAGTTGTTTGTCGTTATGGTTCTAGCCAGGGCTATGCACCATTAATTAATACAATTGTCAAGGATTTTAACCAGCGTTATGGGTTAAATTTAACAGATCGGAACGTTTTAATTACGGCTGGTAGTCAAACTATATACTTCTACGCTGCGAATGCTTTCGGTGGATATACTGTTGATGGCGATTTAAAAGAAATCGTTTTACCATTAAGTCCAGATTATACTGGTTATGGTGGTGTGTGTTTATTCCCAGAGGCTTTAGTTGCCTATAAACCTACTCTGGATATTGATACAGCGGCACACAGATTTAAATATCGTCCTGATTTTAACCAACTTTCGATTACAGAAAACACTGGTTGCGTGATTTTTTCCCGTCCTTGCAACCCTACAGGTAATGTTTTAACTAATGATGAGGTGAGCAAAATCACTGATTTAGCTGCACCTTATAACGTGCCTGTGTTGATAGACTCGGCTTATGCGCCACCTTTCCCAGCGTTGAATTTTACGGAGATGACACCTGTGTTTGGTGAGAATATTATACATTGCATGAGTTTATCGAAAGCAGGATTACCAGGGGAAAGAATTGGGATAGCGATTGGTGATGAAAGTCTAATTCAAGTTTTGGAATGTTTCCAAACAAATACTGGGATTCATTCTTCGAGATATGGTCAAGCGATCGCATCCCGTGCGATAGAATCAGGTGCATTAGCCCAAATTGCTGAAACCGTAATTCGTCCTTTCTATCAGAAAAAGTTTGATGTGTTAGAAAGCACTTTAGAAGCAGCGATGCCTAAAAATTTACCTTGGTTCTTACATCGTGGTGAAGGAGCAATTTTTGGTTGGTTGTGGTTGCAAGATTTACCCATGACTGACTGGGAATTTTACCAGGAATTAAAGAAAGTTGGTGTGATTGTTGTTCCTGGTAGTAGTTTCTTCCCTGGTTTGAAAGAGGAATGGGAACATAAACATCAATGTCTGCGAATCAGTTTGACTGGTAGTGATGAGGAAATTACTATCGGTATGCAGCGTTTAGCTAAGGTTGCTGAACGAGTTTATCAAGTTGCGGCTGTGAGTGTGTAA
- the rimM gene encoding ribosome maturation factor RimM (Essential for efficient processing of 16S rRNA), translating into MNREDAFAKRSAGKNAKKRKQGGRVQGAGGKVPKSPILKPQSPVPSPQSPAPNLDDWLEIGKIVSPQGLAGELRVYPNTDFPERFEEPGTRWLLRPGDMEPQPVELLDGRYVDGKNLYVIKLEGVSDRTGAENMRDCRLFVPISDRPELDEGEYHVLDLIGLQVFMQESGQFVGTVVDLLPSGHDLLEVKLDPAFTTNNEEPTTEKEQKTVLIPFVMEIVPVVDLETRRVEITPPPGLLSIND; encoded by the coding sequence ATGAACCGCGAAGACGCATTTGCGAAGCGTTCCGCAGGAAAGAACGCGAAGAAAAGAAAGCAGGGGGGCAGGGTGCAGGGTGCAGGGGGGAAAGTTCCAAAATCTCCAATTCTTAAGCCCCAGTCCCCAGTCCCTAGTCCCCAGTCCCCAGCCCCCAACCTCGATGATTGGTTGGAGATTGGTAAAATTGTCTCACCTCAAGGTTTAGCTGGGGAGTTGCGGGTTTATCCTAATACCGACTTTCCTGAACGCTTTGAAGAACCGGGAACACGCTGGTTATTGCGTCCAGGTGATATGGAACCGCAACCAGTGGAATTATTAGATGGGAGATATGTTGATGGTAAGAATCTATATGTGATTAAATTGGAGGGAGTGAGCGATCGCACGGGTGCAGAAAATATGCGTGACTGTCGGTTATTTGTGCCGATAAGCGATCGTCCAGAACTAGACGAAGGTGAATATCATGTTTTAGACTTGATAGGGTTGCAAGTCTTCATGCAAGAATCTGGCCAATTTGTAGGAACAGTTGTAGATTTACTACCTTCAGGTCATGATTTATTAGAAGTTAAATTAGATCCTGCTTTTACAACTAATAACGAAGAACCAACAACGGAAAAAGAACAAAAAACAGTTTTGATTCCTTTTGTCATGGAAATTGTTCCTGTTGTAGATTTAGAAACCCGTCGAGTTGAAATCACTCCTCCCCCCGGTTTGTTGTCAATTAATGATTAA
- a CDS encoding Uma2 family endonuclease, with amino-acid sequence MVTQPLPLTQSEIIYPDSDGQPMANNTEQFRWILVIQQNLDWLFADNSNVFVGGDLFWYPLEGKNNIVNAPDIFVVFGRPKNKRGSYLQWKEAGIAPQVVFEILSPSNSQDEMERKLIFYERYEVEEYYIYNPEKNQLRGWLRGEDGLDLIPSLENWVSPRLGIRFDLSGKELQIYRPDGNKFSSYVEICELLAQTETALAAEKRKTQLLAEKLTALGINPDELV; translated from the coding sequence ATGGTTACTCAACCGCTACCTCTAACCCAATCAGAAATAATCTACCCAGACAGCGACGGACAACCAATGGCTAATAATACAGAACAATTTCGCTGGATATTAGTAATTCAGCAAAATTTAGATTGGTTGTTTGCAGATAATTCTAATGTATTTGTAGGTGGTGATTTATTTTGGTATCCCCTCGAAGGTAAAAATAATATTGTTAATGCACCAGATATATTTGTAGTATTTGGTAGACCAAAAAATAAACGCGGTTCTTATTTACAATGGAAAGAAGCAGGAATTGCACCCCAAGTAGTATTTGAAATTCTTTCTCCTAGTAATTCCCAAGACGAAATGGAGAGAAAGCTGATATTTTATGAACGTTATGAAGTAGAAGAATACTATATTTACAATCCTGAAAAAAATCAATTAAGAGGTTGGTTAAGGGGAGAAGATGGTTTAGATTTAATTCCTTCACTGGAAAATTGGGTAAGTCCTCGTTTAGGAATTCGTTTTGATTTATCTGGTAAAGAATTACAAATTTATCGTCCAGACGGAAATAAATTTTCTTCTTATGTAGAAATTTGCGAACTTCTAGCACAAACCGAAACAGCTTTAGCCGCAGAAAAAAGAAAAACCCAACTCTTAGCAGAAAAATTAACAGCGTTAGGTATCAATCCTGATGAATTAGTGTAA
- a CDS encoding Uma2 family endonuclease, whose amino-acid sequence MTFSPPLIFQSDPPLPPWENLPTMYDLPSENPEEPGLPDEFHFLQPLLLYLTFQPINWISELVYSAADLNLYYDLEHPLWYKRPDWFGVVGVSRLFQGRDLRLSYVTWQEKVNPFVVVELLSPGTEDEDLGNKESQKDKPSTKWEVYERILRIPYYIVFSRYTNELRAFHLVGGHYEPMNLIANLLPMPELGLSLGLWEGSFRGISKLWLRWFTLEGELIPEPTEEATEAKRKAAKLAERLRQLGVNPDEWDDD is encoded by the coding sequence ATGACTTTCTCTCCTCCCCTGATTTTTCAATCAGATCCTCCTCTTCCCCCTTGGGAAAACCTACCAACAATGTATGATTTACCTAGTGAAAATCCAGAGGAACCCGGTTTGCCAGACGAATTTCATTTTTTACAACCTTTACTTTTATACCTAACCTTTCAACCTATAAACTGGATTTCAGAACTTGTTTATAGTGCTGCTGATTTGAATCTTTATTATGATCTTGAACATCCTTTATGGTATAAACGTCCAGATTGGTTTGGTGTCGTTGGAGTTTCCAGATTATTTCAAGGTAGAGATTTACGTTTAAGTTATGTCACTTGGCAAGAAAAAGTAAATCCTTTTGTGGTGGTTGAATTATTATCTCCTGGAACAGAAGATGAAGATTTAGGTAATAAGGAAAGTCAAAAAGATAAACCTTCAACAAAATGGGAAGTTTATGAACGCATTTTGCGAATTCCTTATTATATTGTTTTTAGTCGCTATACCAATGAACTCCGCGCATTTCATTTAGTTGGTGGTCATTATGAACCTATGAATTTGATTGCAAATCTTTTACCAATGCCAGAATTGGGTTTAAGTTTAGGACTGTGGGAAGGTTCATTCCGAGGTATTTCTAAGTTGTGGTTAAGGTGGTTTACTCTGGAAGGAGAATTAATTCCTGAACCAACAGAGGAAGCGACGGAAGCAAAAAGAAAAGCTGCAAAATTAGCAGAAAGGTTGCGTCAGTTAGGCGTTAATCCCGATGAATGGGATGATGATTAA
- a CDS encoding dienelactone hydrolase family protein yields the protein MQIVKRNIELRVDDSLMRVYLASPKPEGKYPGIVFYSDIYQLGDAIIRLVNYLAGFGYIVAAPEIFHRIEPVGSIIEPNDIGRMRGNDDARRTLISEYDADTRAVIDFLKNDNSVIADKIGTLGFCIGGHLAFRAAFASEIKACVSCYPTGVPSGKLGQGVADTIDRFEEIKGEMLLVFGTQDPHIPENDRQTIVNALETAKIPHQLFSYEAEHTFMRDDGYRYDAVASTAAWGEIIAFLERKFKN from the coding sequence ATGCAAATCGTTAAACGCAATATTGAATTAAGAGTTGATGATAGTTTAATGCGGGTTTATCTTGCTTCTCCTAAACCAGAGGGCAAATATCCAGGAATTGTTTTTTACAGTGATATTTATCAGTTAGGTGATGCCATAATTCGGTTAGTTAATTATTTAGCAGGATTTGGTTATATTGTCGCTGCACCAGAGATTTTTCACCGGATTGAACCTGTAGGTTCTATAATTGAACCTAATGATATTGGCAGAATGCGCGGTAATGATGATGCACGACGCACATTAATTTCTGAATATGATGCTGATACTCGCGCTGTGATTGATTTTCTCAAAAATGACAATTCAGTTATTGCCGATAAAATCGGAACTTTGGGTTTTTGTATTGGTGGACATTTAGCTTTTCGTGCTGCTTTTGCAAGTGAAATTAAAGCTTGTGTCTCTTGTTATCCTACGGGTGTTCCTAGCGGTAAATTAGGTCAAGGAGTAGCTGACACTATTGACAGATTTGAGGAAATTAAAGGAGAAATGTTGTTGGTTTTTGGAACTCAAGATCCACATATTCCTGAAAATGACCGACAAACGATAGTTAATGCTTTGGAAACAGCCAAAATACCTCATCAACTTTTCTCTTATGAAGCGGAACATACTTTTATGAGAGATGACGGTTATCGTTATGATGCTGTTGCGTCTACCGCTGCTTGGGGAGAAATAATTGCTTTTTTGGAACGGAAATTTAAAAATTAA
- a CDS encoding glucokinase yields the protein MTLLLAGDIGGTKTILRLVESSNSPALNTLYEQSYRSGDFPDLVPMVQQFLAAAKSSTPEKACFAIAGPVVKNTAKLTNLAWFLDTERLAQELGILSIILINDFAAVGYGIFGLTKQDLLTLQAGKHQPEAPMAVIGAGTGLGQGFLIKQGNQYQVFPSEGGHADFAPRNELEFQLLKYLLDKHDIQRVSAERVVSGLGITSIYQFLRDRKIATESPEIAEVVRNWEQEAGQQEKTADPGAAIGSAALAKSDRISEQTMQLFVEAYGAEAGNLALKLLPHGGLYIAGGIAPKIMPLMQDGSFMLNFTQKGRMRSILEEIPVHIIVNQQVGLIGAALCASRL from the coding sequence ATGACATTGCTACTAGCAGGAGACATCGGCGGGACGAAAACAATTTTGCGATTGGTGGAATCCTCAAACTCACCAGCGTTAAATACCCTGTATGAACAGAGTTACCGCAGTGGAGATTTTCCCGATTTAGTGCCGATGGTACAGCAATTTTTGGCAGCAGCTAAATCCTCAACACCAGAAAAAGCCTGTTTTGCGATCGCTGGCCCAGTGGTAAAAAATACTGCTAAACTAACTAATTTAGCCTGGTTTTTAGATACAGAACGTTTAGCCCAAGAGTTAGGAATACTTTCCATCATTCTCATTAATGACTTTGCCGCAGTAGGTTATGGCATTTTTGGTTTAACTAAACAAGATTTGCTGACTTTGCAAGCTGGTAAACATCAACCAGAAGCACCTATGGCGGTTATTGGTGCGGGAACTGGGTTAGGACAAGGATTTTTAATTAAACAGGGAAATCAGTATCAGGTTTTTCCCTCCGAAGGTGGACACGCAGATTTTGCACCCCGGAATGAATTAGAATTTCAACTTTTAAAATATCTGTTGGATAAACATGATATTCAACGGGTTTCTGCCGAAAGAGTAGTTTCCGGGTTGGGGATTACTTCGATTTATCAGTTTTTGCGAGATAGAAAGATAGCCACAGAATCCCCAGAAATTGCTGAAGTTGTGAGAAATTGGGAACAAGAAGCGGGACAACAAGAAAAAACTGCTGATCCTGGTGCGGCTATTGGTAGTGCAGCCTTAGCTAAAAGCGATCGCATTTCCGAACAAACCATGCAACTTTTTGTTGAAGCCTACGGTGCAGAAGCCGGAAATCTGGCTTTAAAACTCTTACCCCACGGTGGATTATACATTGCTGGTGGCATTGCCCCTAAAATCATGCCTTTAATGCAAGATGGTAGTTTTATGTTAAATTTTACCCAAAAAGGGAGAATGCGCTCCATCCTCGAAGAAATCCCTGTTCACATAATTGTTAATCAACAAGTAGGATTAATTGGTGCTGCTTTGTGTGCTTCTAGGTTATAA
- a CDS encoding histidine phosphatase family protein, translated as MSQIIWIARHANRIDFVNPDWFLTAEKRYDPPLSDDGMVQAEQLAKRLKGEKISQIFASPFLRTVQTANAIAEKLDLPIKLETGLSEWLNPEWMTEEPERLSTLALAALFPRIDTSYTSRIAAQYPETHEKVRERSGQTARCLASEFYPNDILLVAHGASVLGAAMGLVGEIAKTEVKATLCSLVKVVRQESEWLLELKGDTSHLSKIEEVVRFI; from the coding sequence ATGAGTCAAATAATCTGGATAGCACGACACGCCAACCGAATTGATTTTGTCAACCCTGATTGGTTTCTCACGGCCGAGAAACGCTATGATCCGCCTTTATCAGATGATGGCATGGTACAGGCAGAACAGTTAGCAAAACGACTCAAAGGTGAAAAAATATCCCAGATATTTGCTTCTCCATTTCTGCGAACAGTGCAAACAGCTAATGCGATCGCAGAAAAACTAGATTTACCGATTAAACTGGAAACAGGCTTAAGTGAGTGGCTGAATCCAGAATGGATGACTGAAGAACCAGAAAGACTCTCAACTCTGGCTTTAGCCGCATTATTCCCCAGAATTGACACCAGTTACACGTCGCGCATTGCGGCACAATATCCCGAAACCCATGAAAAAGTGCGGGAACGTTCTGGACAAACAGCAAGATGTTTAGCATCTGAGTTCTATCCAAATGATATTCTACTGGTAGCCCATGGTGCTTCGGTACTGGGTGCAGCTATGGGATTAGTAGGAGAAATTGCCAAAACAGAAGTAAAAGCGACTTTATGTTCTTTAGTTAAAGTAGTGCGTCAAGAATCAGAATGGTTGCTAGAACTAAAGGGAGATACTTCCCATTTAAGCAAAATAGAGGAAGTAGTCCGATTTATTTAA
- a CDS encoding ribonuclease T2 family protein, with product MQINKLVIASSILITSLTLPNSALAQNRGTPGKFDFYVLALSWSPDYCAKNGSRDPQQCNPGKKYGFVLHGLWPQYQKGYPANCSTEKLPPLVKQKFRGLFPNERLFEHEWEKHGTCSGQKPLEYLNLSKKLKYSLAIPTAYNRPDKPFRTTVQDLKIAFVSANKNKFTANGVAPYCSDSGRFLQEVFFCYSKDGKPGICSEEILRRSRRSCGQANFLVRNVR from the coding sequence ATGCAGATAAATAAACTGGTGATTGCATCTTCTATCTTAATAACTAGTCTGACTTTACCTAATAGTGCGCTTGCACAAAATCGTGGTACTCCAGGTAAATTTGATTTTTATGTACTAGCTTTATCTTGGTCTCCTGATTATTGCGCTAAAAATGGTAGTCGTGATCCACAACAGTGCAACCCAGGGAAGAAGTATGGTTTTGTCTTGCATGGTCTTTGGCCACAGTACCAAAAAGGTTATCCTGCTAACTGTTCAACTGAAAAATTACCCCCATTAGTTAAGCAAAAGTTTAGAGGTTTGTTTCCTAATGAAAGACTTTTTGAGCATGAATGGGAAAAACATGGAACTTGTTCAGGTCAAAAACCTTTAGAATATTTAAATTTATCTAAAAAGTTAAAATATTCTCTTGCCATTCCTACAGCTTATAATCGTCCTGACAAACCTTTTCGTACTACAGTTCAAGATTTAAAAATTGCCTTTGTGAGTGCTAATAAGAATAAATTTACTGCTAATGGAGTAGCACCTTATTGTTCTGATTCAGGTAGGTTTTTGCAAGAAGTTTTCTTTTGCTATTCTAAAGATGGTAAACCTGGAATTTGTAGCGAAGAGATTTTGAGACGTTCTCGGAGAAGTTGTGGACAAGCTAATTTTTTGGTGAGAAATGTTAGGTAA